The genomic DNA TCGCGAAAAACACCGTTGAGAGCTACTTGCGCGACCTCGTAAAGTTTTCCCGTTATTGCGAGCGGCAGAATCTGATGGATGTTTCCCGGGTGCGTCCGCAGCACCTGCTCGAGTTTGTCGGTGAACTCCGCGAGGCCGGCATGTCCGCGCGCACCGCGGCGCGCAATCTCATCGCCGTTCGCGGCCTGTTTCGATTCGCGCTCGAGGAAAACCACCTCGCCTCCGATCCCTCCGAACTCGTCGAACTGCCGCGCATGAGCCGCGAGTTGCCGCACGTCTTGACCGAGGCCGAGGTCGAAGCGCTGCTCGCCGCGCCGGATATCGACAAGCCCGAAGGCCTGCGAGACGCGGCGATGCTCGAATTGATTTACGCCGGCGGCCTGCGCGCCACGGAGATCGTGAGTCTTGGCGTCGGGCAGCTTCATCTTGAAGCCGATTTCGTTCGCGTTCACGGCAAGGGACGAAAAGAGCGCGTCGTGCCGATCGGCGACACCGCGGCGTGGGTTCTTTCGCGCTATCTGAATGAAGCGCGCGCGCAAATTCTGAAGAACCGCGTTTCCGACGCCCTTTTCGTATCGAATCGCGGCCGGGCCATGACCCGCCAGGCCTTCTGGAACATCGTCAAGCGCCTCGCACGAAAGGCCGCGATTAACAAGGACGTTTATCCGCACGCGCTGCGCCACAGCTTCGCCACGCATCTGCTGGCGCACGGCGCGAACCTTCGCGTCGTGCAAACCTTGCTCGGTCACGAGGACATCGCGACGACGGAGATCTACACGCACGTCGATCGCTCGCGCCTGAAGCGGCTGCACAAGTCCGCGCACCCGCGAGGCTGACGTCATGGCGCTTTCGGCCGTCGACCTCATGGCCTCCCCGCCAATCACGGTGGGCGCGAAGGATTCGATCCTCGACGCCAAGGCGACGCTGACGCGCTTTGACATCAACGCCGTGCCGGTCATGGCCGGGCGGCGCATCGTCGGTGTCTTGAATCGCCAGATCGCCGACAAGGCGCTGCACCACGGCCTGACCGACGCGCCCGTTTCCAAAGTGATGGAAAGCGACGTACCGAGCGTCGCGCCGGACGCGACGATCGCCGAGATGATGCCGCTTGTGCGCGGGCGGCGGCGGCTGCTGTGCGTTGTCGACAACGGCGATCTTGTCGGCGTCGTGACGCGCACGGAAATCTACCGGGCGCAAATCGAGGGCGAGGACGCCGTGCGCCCGCGCCAGCGCCGCGTCGCCGCGCATCCCTCGACGAACGTCGCGGATGCCGCCGAGCGCACCTTGCCGCCCGGCGTGCTCGCGCGCATCCGCGAGATCGGGCGCATCGCCGCCGAGGCCGGCGGCCTCGCGTACATGGTCGGCGGATGCGTTCGCGATCTGCTGCTCGCGCGCGCAAATCTGGATATCGACATCGCCGTCGAAGGCGACGCGCGCGCGGTCGCGACAGCGGCGGTCAAGCGGCTTGGCGGCAAGGTGCAAAAGCACGAGCCATTTCTTGTCGCCAAGATCACCTTCGACGACGGATCGAAGATCGACCTCGCCACCGCGCGCGTGGAGCATTACGCCAAGCCCGGCCGACTGCCGACCGTGGAGCGCTCCTCGATCCGCAAGGATCTCGCGCGGCGCGATTTCACGATCAACACGCTCGCGATACGCATCGACCCCGACGCCTTCGGCCATTTAATCGACGACCTCGGCGGGCTTGGCGATCTGGAGC from bacterium includes the following:
- the xerD gene encoding site-specific tyrosine recombinase XerD; translated protein: MTPDIDGLIDQYLVYIRAEKGLAKNTVESYLRDLVKFSRYCERQNLMDVSRVRPQHLLEFVGELREAGMSARTAARNLIAVRGLFRFALEENHLASDPSELVELPRMSRELPHVLTEAEVEALLAAPDIDKPEGLRDAAMLELIYAGGLRATEIVSLGVGQLHLEADFVRVHGKGRKERVVPIGDTAAWVLSRYLNEARAQILKNRVSDALFVSNRGRAMTRQAFWNIVKRLARKAAINKDVYPHALRHSFATHLLAHGANLRVVQTLLGHEDIATTEIYTHVDRSRLKRLHKSAHPRG
- a CDS encoding CBS domain-containing protein; the protein is MALSAVDLMASPPITVGAKDSILDAKATLTRFDINAVPVMAGRRIVGVLNRQIADKALHHGLTDAPVSKVMESDVPSVAPDATIAEMMPLVRGRRRLLCVVDNGDLVGVVTRTEIYRAQIEGEDAVRPRQRRVAAHPSTNVADAAERTLPPGVLARIREIGRIAAEAGGLAYMVGGCVRDLLLARANLDIDIAVEGDARAVATAAVKRLGGKVQKHEPFLVAKITFDDGSKIDLATARVEHYAKPGRLPTVERSSIRKDLARRDFTINTLAIRIDPDAFGHLIDDLGGLGDLE